In Chryseobacterium oryzae, the genomic stretch ATCGTGTAAATGATCCCAAAACGATTGATGTACTTTTTCATGAATCCCCGTATCACCAATAATGGTAAGGTATTTCTGTTCAAAGTTAACGTGAAAAAGCACAGCATTTTTTTCAGTGGTCTTGTCACGACAAAGAGTTTTGAAAACTTCAAATGCTTTTTCGGCAATTTTTTCATCGGTTGTAGAATCTATATGTACACGTATTTCTCCGGTAGAAAGACTTTCTGCCGACTGAATAGCTTCCACAAGGGAAGCTATTTGTTGGTCTGTTAAAAAACGATTCATTATTATTCTGTGAAAACGCTTGGTGCATTTTCTGCTCCCGCCTGAGCTTTAAATAAAGGTTTTTCTTTAAAATTCGTAAAATTTGCCAGAATATTATTCGGAAACTGTTTAATAGCGATGTTGTAATCTTTTGCAGCATCGTTATAATTCACGGTTTCTACTCTAATGCTGTTTTCTATAGCAATATACTCTCTTTGGAAATTAATGTATTGCTGATCTGCTTTTAAGTTAGGGTAAGATTCTACAACAGCCATCAATCTGCTTAAAGCTCCCGTTAGTTCTCCTTGTGCAGCCTGAAATTTCGCCATATCTTCTTCGGTTAAATTTGAAGGATTGATGTTGATAGATGTTGCTTTCGAACGTGCCTCTACCACTTTTGTTAAAGTTTCCTGTTCAAATTTAGAATACGATTTTACTGTTCTTTCGAGATTAGGAATTAGATTGGCTCTTTTCTGATAAACTGTTTGGATATTAGACCATTTTGCGTCTACCGTTTGCTCCTTGTCTACAAAATTATTGTACCCATTTTTAGCCCATAATCCTCCGATTAATAAGATAACTATAATTACAACTCCGATAATTATTGCGCTAATGCAACCTTTATTTTTCATAGTTTAAAATTTTTAATGCTTTTTGTGCTACTCAAATATACAAATTAAGTGCTAATTTTGCGTAAAAATTAATAAATGACAACAATTGTGGTTGCAATGGGAGAAAATAATGAAATTGGTTCTGATAATCAGTTGTTATGGCATCTTCCAAAAGACTTAAAACATTTTAAAGATTTAACTTCAGGTCATCCCATCATTATGGGTAGAAAAACCTACGAAAGTATAGGTAAAGCACTTCCTAACCGTACTAGTATTGTTGTTTCCAGAAAAAAAGACTGGTTTGAGGAAGGAATTTTAATTGTGGGAAGCATTAAAGAAGCTGTTAAATTTGCAAAAAAAATAGACGAAGATATTTTCATCATCGGTGGTGGTAATATCTACGAGCAGACAATAGATATTGCCGATAGATTGGAAGTAACTTTAGTAAAAGCAAGTCTTAAAGCAGATACGTTTTTCCCATCAATTGATGCAAAAATATGGGTGAAAACCGATGAGATTTGTCATGAGAAAGATGAAAAAAATCAATACGATTTCTGTTTTCAAACCTACGAAAAAGCTGAAATAAAATAGTTGGAAGAATTCTAAGCTTCAACATTTAGCTTCTAACCGCTAAATGTTTTATCTTTGCACTTCTTAAAATTTAATCATGAACAAAAACATAAAAATAGCAATAGCAGCAATTCTTATTTTGGGAGGTCTTTACATGATGTTTTATACCAGAAGTTTGGGATGGGGAATTGTTGTATTTATCCTTTCTGCTTTTCCTATATTTCTATATTTCAAGAATGAAAATATCTTACTTGCTTTCTGGCAATTGAGAAAACAGAATATGGAGAAAGCTTCCAAATTTTTAAATAATATTAAAAATTACAAAACAGAACTCCATAAAAACCAGTATGGGTATTATCATTATCTTCAAGGTTTGGTTTTGGCACAAGATCACCCTACAAAAGTAGAACCGTTGATGAGAAAGGCTTTGGAATATGGGTTGAATATGAAACACGACCGTGCAATGGCTACGCTTAATCTTGCAGCAGGAGCAATTTCTAAAGGTAGAAAACAGGAAGGGCAAAAACTTTTGGAGGAAGCGAAGAGATTAGATTCTGCAGGAATGATGACCGACCAGATTAAAATGCTGAAGGATCAGCTGAAAATGCCAACTATGCAGAAGCATATGCACAACCCGAATATGAGAAACAGAGGTAAATTCTTTTAACAGAAAAAGATTTTATAATACAAAAAACGGCATCATTTATTTGATGCCGTTTTTATTTTTTTAATCAGTTTTTACATTTCAGAATTATTTTCATATCCGTAAAACTTTGGGATTTGCCAATGGTACTTTACGGCAAAAGTTCGGATGGCAACGATGAGTAATATGGTGAAAATCTGTATAAAGGTGTAAGAAAGCATGGTGAAATTGGTGAGTAGCAAAAATGCTGTACCTCCAATTATACACGCACTGGCATAAATTTCTTTACGGAATATTAAAGGAATTCTGTTGAGGAGAATATCGCGGATAATTCCTCCAAAACAGCCGGTTATGGTTCCTAAACCAATGCAGATTATTGGATGAATTCCTGCATTAAGACCTTTTTGAACTCCAATTATGGTAAATAATCCCAAGCCGAAACTATCGAAAATAAACAAGGTTACTTTAAAATTCTTTTCCATAGATTTGAAAATCATAGCAAAAATACTGGTTCCTAAAATCAGTCCGCACGTTAGCAAATCGCGCATCCAGAAAACCGGAATGCCCAACAGTAAATCTCTAACAGTTCCACCGCCAACAGAGGTAATAAACGCAATAATAAGAACCCCGAAAGGATCCAGCCTTTTCTGCATTGCAGCAAAACTTCCCGACATCGCAAAAGAGATCGTTCCAAGAATTTCTATAATCAGATTGAAGTTTTCGTGCATTCTGAAAGCTGTTTATGAAGTATTTTCGCTGAATTTTCAGCTTTTAATTCAGTGAAGAATATTTTAAGTTGTTTATTTTTCAATTCTTACGGCTTCGGGAACCAAAAGTTCGTACTCTCCGTTATGATTGATGATTTCTCTTACAATACTGCTGCTGATAAATGATTTTCCTGATGAGGTTAAAAGAAAAACGGTTTCCAGTTTTTTGTGTGCCAAAGTTCTGTTGGTATGTGCAATGGCTTTTTCAAACTCGAAATCTGCGGGATTTCTGAGTCCGCGAATAATGTATTGAGCATTTTTTTCGAAGCAATAATCTACGGTAAGACCTTCAAAAAAATCTACTTCAACATTCGGGAACTCAGCAACAGAATTTCTAATGAACTCCATTCTTTTTTCCAAAGGAAACATGTATTTTTTCTGAGAATTTTGTCCTATTGCAATAATTAATTTGTCGAAAAGAGGAGCTGCTCTTTCAATAATGTCATAATGTCCTAACGTAATCGGATCAAATGATCCTGGGAAAACAGCAATTTTCATGCGCAAGAGTTTTAAGTTTCGGGTTTAAATTTCAGCCGAATACAACCAAATTTAACCTCTAATTCTAACTTATGTAATTATTATTTATTTAAAGCTTTCTCCACTTCATTACCGCAGAGATCTTTAATAGAAATTCCGTAAATTTTGGCTTGTTGCGGAAGAATACTTGCGGGAGAAAATCCCGGATTGGTATTCATTTCGAGCATGTAGGGTATTCCGTCCATCAAAATAAATTCACTTCTGGAAAAACCACTCATACCGAGAGAATTGTATGCTTTTTTAGCAATTTCTTCGATACGGATTTTGGTTTCGTTGTCTATTCTTGCGGGCGTAATTTCTTCGGAAGCTCCTTCATATTTAGCTTCATAATCGAAAAATTCATTTTTAGGAACAATCTCGGTAATTCCAAGAACAATAGTTTCTCCTTTGAAATCTATAACACCTACCGAAACTTCCATCCCGTTTAAGAAACTTTCAATTAAAATTTCATCATCTTCTTTGAAGGCAATTTCTGTAGCAGCAAGGAGTTCAGATTTTTCTTTAACCTTAGATATTCCTAATGAAGAGCCAGATTGGTTAGGCTTAACAAAAAGTGGTAACCCTAGATTTTCTGTAATTTCTTCAACATTAATTTCTTCGCCTTTTCTAAGATAAATACTTTTTGCAGAAGGAATTCCGTACTTAGAAAGAACTGCCAATGTATCTTTTTTATTGAATGTTAAAGCACTTTGATAGAAGTTGCACCCCGTATATTTCTGTCCGATAGCGTCCCAATATGCCTGTAAAATTCCGTTTTCTCCAGGACTTCCGTGGATGATATTAAAGCATACATCAAATTTTAGATTCGTATTACCGTCTAGATTTACAGAAAAATCTCCTTTGTTAATAGGTTTTTTCTCATTATTTTCATCTAAGAAATACCATTCGTCCTTTAGAACAACTACTTTATACACATCATACAACTCACGGTCTAAAGAATCGTAAATTAACTGTCCGCTTTTAAGAGAAACTTTATATTCGTCAGAATAACCGCCCATCACTACGGCGACTTGCTTTTTACTCATATCAAAATTGTCAATAAAGGCAAATTTAAACAAATTATGTTTGGTAATATGTAATTTTTTCAATTTTAAAATCTAAAATGGTTCTAAAAAAGAAAGGAGAGGTTCTAAATTTTGAATTTTAATTTGTAAGCGGATATTTGCCTTTTCCACGAAGATTTTTATTGCAGATTTTGGTTGGGAAGCTAAAATAAGTTTTCGGAATATTTTCAGATTTCGATTATTAATTTAAAACATCAATAAATTTCTTTCCTGCTTTGTTCATTTTTAGTAAATTTGTCAACCTTTAAACTTTTAAAAAATTAAATACTAAAAATAATATGAATCTTCACGAGTATCAATCAAAAGAGATTTTATCAAAGTATGGAGTAGCTATCCAACGTGGTTTCGTTGCAAACAACGTAGATGAAGCTGTAGCAGCTGCTGAAAAATTGACTGCTGAAACCGGAGCACAAGGATGGGTTGTAAAAGCTCAGATCCACGCAGGAGGTCGTGGTAAAGGTGGTGGTGTTAAGTTTTCTCCGAATATGGATAAACTTAAAGAAAACGCTCAAAACATCATCGGAATGCAGTTGGTAACACCGCAAACTTCTGCTGAAGGTAAAAAAGTAAATTCTGTTTTGGTTGCAGAAGATGTATATTATCCTGGAGAAACAGAAACTAAAGAATTTTACGTTTCTATCCTTTTAGACAGAGCTGAAGGTAAAAATACAATCGTATATTCTACTGAAGGAGGTATGGATATTGAGCATGTTGCGGAAGTAACTCCTCATTTAATTCACAAAGAAATTATTGATCCTGCATTGGGGCTTCAAGGTTTTCAGGCTAGAAAAATTGCTTTCAACTTAGGTCTTGAAGGGAATGCTTTTAAAGAATTTACAAAATTCATCTCTAATCTTTACGCTGCTTATACAGGAATTGATGCTTCTCTTTTCGAAATTAACCCTGTTTTGAAAACTTCAGACAATAAAATTATTGCTGTAGATGCTAAAGTAACTTTGGATGATAATTCATTGTTCCGTCACAAAGATTTAGCAGAACTTAGAGATACAAGAGAAGAAGATCCTATGGATGTTGAAGCTGGTGAAGCTGGTCTTAACTTCGTGAAATTGGATGGTAACGTTGCTTGTATGGTAAACGGAGCTGGTCTTGCAATGGCAACAATGGATATCATTAAATTATCTGGAGGTAACCCTGCAAACTTCCTAGACGTTGGAGGAACTGCAGATGCACAAAGAGTACAGACTGCTTTCGGAATTATCTTAAGAGATCCAAACGTAAAAGCTATTTTAATTAACATTTTCGGGGGTATTGTAAGATGTGATAGAGTTGCTCAGGGAGTTGTAGATGCTTACAAAGCTATGGGTAGCCTTCCTGTTCCGTTGATCGTAAGATTGCAGGGAACTAATGCTGTTGAAGCTAAAAAATTAATTGATGAGTCTGGTCTTCCGGTTCACTCTGCAATTACTTTAGAAGAAGCTGCTAATAAAGTAAAAGAAGTTTTGGCGTAAGAACCGAAATTTTAACAATATTACAAACCGTTTCAATTTTGAAACGGTTTTTTTATGTGAAATCTTTTAATTGTTCAATTATTTACAAGGTTAAAAACACTGCGTATAAAAGCAATTATTATACGAGAAACATTCAATGAGAAACTGAATCTGGAAACACTCATTAAAAATGCTTATTTTTGTAAAAATTTTGGAACATTATCCGAATTTAAATTTTTAAAACTTCCCTATGGAATTGATACACAGAAACCTCGCGATCGGAATTCACGATGCTTTGCAGGAAACTTTTTTTGAGAAAAATAAATATGCAGATAAAGTTATAGAAAGACTTTTAAAAGCCCATAAAAAATGGGGAAGTCAGGATAGAGCTGTTGTTTCTGAAATCTTTTACAATATCATCCGTTGGAAAAAACGTTTAGAATATTACATGGGAGAAGGAGTAAAGCCAAACAATGTTTATAAGCTAATGTTGGCTTATCTCTTGTGGAGTAAAACCAATTATAAAAAGTTTGAGGAATTCGACGGAATAAAAATCGCAGATATTCTTACCAAACTCAAAAAAGGAACTGTTCCTACCAAAGCTATAGAGCATTCTATTCCCGAATGGCTTGCAGAAACTTTGGAAAAGGAGCTGGGTTCTAAGTGGGAAAAAGAAATGATGGCATTAAATGAACAGGCTCCTACTGTTTTAAGAGCCAATTCTTTAAAAACAACTACAAAAGAATTAATTTCTGACTTATCTGATGAAAACGTAGTTTCTTATCCCGTAAGAAATTATCCAGACGCCGTTCAGCTTGAAGAAAAAAAGAATGTGTTTCTTACCACAGCTTTTAAAGAAGGTTTGTTTGAGGTTCAGGATGCTTCATCACAGAAAATTGCCTATTTTTTAGATGTTAAAGAAGGTCAGCGTGTTGTTGATGCTTGTGCTGGAGCAGGAGGTAAAACGCTTCATTTGGCTGCGTTAATGGGAAATAAAGGTCAGATTATCGCTTTGGATATTTTCGATTGGAAACTTGCAGAGCTTAAACGCCGAGCAAAAAGAGCGGGTGCTCATAATATTGAGACAAGAACGATTACAGATAACAAAGTAATTAAACGTCTTCATGAAAAAGCAGACCGTTTATTAATAGATGCACCTTGTTCTGGTTTGGGTGTTCTTAAAAGAAATCCGGACAGTAAATGGAAAATAGATCAGGATTTTATAGACAGAATAAAAAAAGAACAGCAGCAGATAATTCAAGATTATTCTAAAATGCTTAAAGTTGGGGGTAAAATGGTGTATGCAACCTGTTCTGTACTGCCTTCCGAAAATAACGAACAGGTAGCGGAATTCATTTCGAAAAATCCTAATTTTAAACTCATAAAAGACGAAAAAGTAATGCCAAGTGAAGGTTACGACGGGTTTTATATGGCGTTGATAGAAAGGGTTTCTTAATTTTAGCAATACAAAGACAAACTGCTTTATCGTTGGTAAAGTAGTTTTCTGTTTTAAAAAGGATGATACTCTTTCGTGATTTCCTGTTTCACGAAATCCTGAGAATAAAAAACTTCATTATAAAATTATTATTTATCTTTGCCTTAATATTAAAGTATTTTAAAATATGCTTAAATCACTTTTCAACTGGAAAGTTTTACTCAATTTACTTCTTGCTATAGGTGTTTTTGTAGGTCTTATTTACCTTACTTTCCGATGGTTAGAATATCACACCAATCACGGACAAGAGGTTCCTGTTCCTAACGTGATGAATAAATCGGTGCACGATGCTGTAAAAATATTAGAAGATGCCGGGTTAGATTATGAAGTAGACAGTGCTGCTTACGATCCTAAATACAAACCGCTTCAGGTTTTAAAAGTATATCCGTCTCCGGGATCCCGTGTAAAAGACGGAAGAGCAATTCAGCTTATGGTAAATCCTAAAAGCTGGGCTCCTGTTGCAATTCCGGATGTTATCAATAAATATTCTGGTCTTGCATTCCAAAGATTAGAACAGGTTGGTCTGAAGGTTTCGGATACTATCTATGAGCCAAGCATTCAGAAAGATGCCGTTTTAAGGATTTTGTTTAAAGGAAATCCTGTGAACCCTGGTACAAAAATCCCAAGATTTTCTTTGGTAGACGTTGTGGTAGGTTCTGGCCCTCTAAGAAATATTGGTGTGCCTAATGTGGTAGGATTAACGGTAAAAGAAGCTAAAATGGTTATTGCCAAAAATCTTTTCGAACTGGGTGCTGTAAACCATGAAGACGGAGGTAATAGTGATTCTGATATCGTTTATTATCAAGATCCTGCATCGGGAGATATTCGTGATCAGGGAATGCAGATAGATTTGTGGGCAAGTAAAAAAACGCCTGCCGAACTTCGCAGTAAGATTGATGAGCTTAATTCTATGTATCGTATGAAAGTAGATACCACACTTCCGCCCATCCGATATGAAGAAGTTTCGGAAGTAGAAGAACCAAAAATAAAGGAACCTGCACCTGTGGTTCATCAGAAAAAAGAAGTTCCAAAAACAGAAAATGCAAAACCTTCGGGCGGAACTTCAGGAAAAAGCAATACACCGGCTGAAAAACCTAAAGCATCAGCTACGCCTTCTTCGGGGACTCAGGAGAAACCCAAGGCGAAAAAACCAATTATTAATTAATATAATTTCAAATATAAATTACAGCTTCAACTGAAATAATGTTGAAGCTTTTTATATAAATTAATATGATGACAGAAGATAACGAAGAATTTTTGGAAGAAGAATTTTCAGATTCTCAAACATCCGATTTTGATGACGAAAACAAAGGCCTCTATGAGCATTTCAATATTACGGTGGATAGTAAGCAGGAGCCTTTAAGAATTGATAAATACCTGCAGATTTTCAGACAAAACTCTTCAAGAAATAAAATTTCTCAAACCTGCAGAGCAGGAAATGTTGTCGTAAACAATATTCCGGTAAAGCAAAATTATCGAGTGAAACCGGGTGACCAAATTTCTGTGTTACTCGCTCATCCTCCAAGAGAAAACGTTATTATTCCGCAAGATATTCCCATTAATATTGTATATGAAGATGATGATTTGGTGGTGGTCGATAAAGAAGCCGGAATGGTTGTGCATCCCGGATTTGGAAACTGGGATGGGACTTTAGTAAATGCCTTAGCTTTCCACTTTCAAAATAATGGCGAAAAATCTGATCTGGATAGAGTAGGTTTGGTGCACAGAATCGACAAAGATACCTCCGGACTTCTCGTAATTGCTAAAAACGAATATGCTTTAAGTTTTCTCGCTAAACAATTTTTTGAAAGAAAAACAAAACGCCTTTATTGGGCATTTGTCTGGGGAAATGTTCAGGAAGATCAAGGGACAATTACGGGGCATATTGGCAGACATCCGAAGAACAGAATGCAAATGTATACTTACGTAGACGGAAGCCAAGGAAAACATGCGGTAACGCATTACAAAGTGTTAGAAAGATTTAAATACATGACTTGGGTAGAGTGTAAACTCGAAACCGGAAGAACACATCAGATACGGGCTCATTTTAAACACATCGGTCATACATTATTCAATGATGAGAGATATGAAGGGAATGTAGCTTTAAGAGGGGTTAATCTCCCAAAGTATAAACAGTTCATTAAAAATGTTTTTGAAGTTTTACCAAGACATGCCTTGCACGCACATACACTTGGTTTTATACATCCCACAACAAAAAAGGAATTGTATTTTGAAAGCCCTATGCCTAAAGATATGGCGGATGCCGTAAAAAAATGGAGAAATTATTTAGAAAACTAAAAATATATTGAGATTTTTTTTATATTTGTTGAATTGAAATCAAGATTTGTTATGAGAAAACTATATGCTATCGTATGTTTAGCTCTTTTGTCGAATGCATACAAAGCACAAGAATCATTACCATACTATCAGCAATATCTTTTAGATGGTGAGTTCCTGTTCAACCCTGCACAATACGGTAAAACTGACTATGTACAGCTTAATCTAAATTATCAGCAACAATTTTCAAAATTCAGCGAGTCTCCAAACGTACAGTCTGTGGGGATTAACGCTAATATTTTTGATAGAGTTGGAGCCGGTATTTCTGTTTTTAGAGACAGCAACGGTCCTATTTCTGCCGGTGGTATTACTGCGGGAGCTTCTTATTTTATCCCATTAAGCAGTGAAGGGGAAAGAAAAGATCAGTTTTCTTTTGGTACAAGTGTTAATTTTTATAATATGAATTTCGATTATTCTAAAATTAATACTCAAGATGGTTACGATCCTTTGTTACAAGGTAATGAAAGTAATATCTTTATGGTGTATGCTAACTTCGGTTTGGCTGCAACCTACAGAGGGATTTATGGAGGTGTTTCGGTAAATGATATCGCTTTAAGCAACGATCAGGCTATTGTAAACAATTACGAGCCTTCTCCAATTAAATTCTTCCTGAATTTAGGATACGATTGGAGATTGGCAGACAACATCGCTCTTACACCATCTGTTTTGGTTAATTTGAATACTAATTCTACGAGAATGACAGATTTCAACTTGATGGCAACTTTTTCTAACGACATCAACGCTTTCTCAATCGGTGCAAGTTACAGAACAGTACAAAACAGATTCGATAATCAGCAGTTAAGCATTTCACCAATTGTTAAAGTAAGATTCAACAAGTTTATGGTGGGAGCAACTTATAACCTTGGGATGTCCGATATTCAGACTTACGGAGGAAACAGCTTCATGATTGGTCTTGGTTATAACTTCGACAACTTTATCAATCATAGAGGATTTAGATATTAATATCAATTTAATTTGAATACATTTGAGCTCTGAAATTTTCAGAGCTTTTTTATTTATGATTTACCTTCACATTCCCTTTTGCAAACAGAAGTGCAGCTACTGTAATTTTCATTTTTCTACTTCTTTACAGTTTAAAGATGAAATGATTTCTGCAATGAAAAAGGAAATCTTTCTCCGCAAAGAAGAACTGCAAAATAATAGCTTAAAATCTCTTTATTTTGGAGGAGGAACACCTTCCATTCTTACAACCGATGAAATTCATTCTTTAATTGATGAGGTTTTAAAATATTTCAGCTTCGAAAAAGATGTTGAGATCACCTTAGAAGCCAATCCTGATGATCTGAATAGAACTTTTTTGAAAGATCTTTCAAAATCCCCGGTAAACCGCCTATCCATAGGAACACAAAGTTTTTTTGAAGAAGATTTAAAACTCATGAACCGTGCACATAACGCTTCGGAAGCAGAAAGCTCTATTAAAAGAGCTCAGGATTTTGGGTTTGATAATTTAAGTATCGACTTAATTTATGGTTCACCAAGTTCTAATTTGGAAATTTGGAAAGAAAATCTCAATAAAACGATTGCCCTGGAAATTCCTCACATTTCTTCGTATGCTTTAACGGTAGAACCTAAAACAGCCTTAGAAAACTGGGTTTCTAAAGGTAAAATTTCTACTCCGAAAGAAGAAGATCAGAATCTGGAATTCTATTACATGACCGATTTTTTAAAAGATCATGGTTTTGAACATTATGAAGTTTCCAATTTTGCAAAATCTGGATTTCATTCCAGGCATAATTCTGCCTATTGGAAGTATAAAGAATATCTGGGAATTGGCCCTTCCGCACATTCTTATAACGGAACAGATGTAAGAAGCTGGAATGTTGCCAATAATCAGCAATATATAAAGCAACTGAATTCTAATATTTTAGCCAAAGAAACCGAAATTCTTTCAGAGCAGGATCAGTTCAACGAAATGATTATGATTGGTTTAAGAACAATTTGGGGTGTAGATTTAGAAAATTTAAATCAGAAATTCTCAGAAAACATTTTGAATTATTTTAATAAAGAAATTCAGAATAAAATAGAAGAAGGAATTCTGGAAATTGAAAATAATCACCTCAAAATTCCTGAAAAACATTGGTTTATGGCAGACGGAATTGCTGCAGATTTGTTTCAGGTCTAAAAATTTTTAATCCCGAATCTCAGATTTAAAATCTTTAAGTATTTTTGCATTAAATTTCAAAGCATTTGAAAACTAAAAAACAAGATTATTCGCATCTTTCGTCTAAACAGCCCATTGGTATTTTCGATAGTGGAGTGGGAGGACTTACTGTGGCTAAAGAAATTAAAAGGCTGCTTCCAAACGAAGATTTAATATATTTTGGAGATACAAAACACCTTCCTTACGGTGAGAAATCCAAAGAAGCAATTATAGGGTATTCTACAAAAATTGCTAATTTTCTTCTAGAACAAAACTGTAAAGCGATTGTAATTGCATGTAATACAGCAACAGCAAATGCTTTGAACGAAGTGATGGAATCCGTAGCCGGAAAAGTTCCTGTTATTGACGTTATTAATCCTGTAGCCGAAAAAGTTTCATACGAAATTCATAATAATGTGGGCGTAATTGCGACGAAGGCAACGGTAAATTCTGGTTTGTACAAGAAGAGTATAAGAAAGCACAATAAATTTATTAAAGTAGATGAACTGGCAACTCCTCTTTTGGTTCCTGCCATAGAAGAAGGCTTTAAAAATCATCCTATTACTCATGCGATAATTTATAATTATCTAAGCAACAGTAAATTAAAGAATATTGAAACCTTGATTTTGGGCTGTACTCACTATCCGTTATTAATTGATGAAATTAAACAGTATTACGGAAACCGCGTACGAGTGATAGATTCTCCGAATATTGTTGCGAGTCATCTCAAGATTATTTTAGATAAATATCATCTGCTGAATGAAAACAATGCACATCCGGTATATCAATTCTATCTTTCGGATATCACGAAAAATTTCGAAAAAATCTCTAAAAAATTCTTTGGTAAAACAATAGATTTAGAGCTGAAAGTATTATAAAAAATCGGGAT encodes the following:
- a CDS encoding TPM domain-containing protein; translated protein: MMNRFLTDQQIASLVEAIQSAESLSTGEIRVHIDSTTDEKIAEKAFEVFKTLCRDKTTEKNAVLFHVNFEQKYLTIIGDTGIHEKVHQSFWDHLHDYITSEFAKKNFYPALKSAILKTGIELKKHFPSKGKNINELPDEITFS
- a CDS encoding LemA family protein; the protein is MKNKGCISAIIIGVVIIVILLIGGLWAKNGYNNFVDKEQTVDAKWSNIQTVYQKRANLIPNLERTVKSYSKFEQETLTKVVEARSKATSININPSNLTEEDMAKFQAAQGELTGALSRLMAVVESYPNLKADQQYINFQREYIAIENSIRVETVNYNDAAKDYNIAIKQFPNNILANFTNFKEKPLFKAQAGAENAPSVFTE
- a CDS encoding dihydrofolate reductase — protein: MTTIVVAMGENNEIGSDNQLLWHLPKDLKHFKDLTSGHPIIMGRKTYESIGKALPNRTSIVVSRKKDWFEEGILIVGSIKEAVKFAKKIDEDIFIIGGGNIYEQTIDIADRLEVTLVKASLKADTFFPSIDAKIWVKTDEICHEKDEKNQYDFCFQTYEKAEIK
- a CDS encoding DUF2892 domain-containing protein, whose protein sequence is MNKNIKIAIAAILILGGLYMMFYTRSLGWGIVVFILSAFPIFLYFKNENILLAFWQLRKQNMEKASKFLNNIKNYKTELHKNQYGYYHYLQGLVLAQDHPTKVEPLMRKALEYGLNMKHDRAMATLNLAAGAISKGRKQEGQKLLEEAKRLDSAGMMTDQIKMLKDQLKMPTMQKHMHNPNMRNRGKFF
- a CDS encoding trimeric intracellular cation channel family protein, which gives rise to MHENFNLIIEILGTISFAMSGSFAAMQKRLDPFGVLIIAFITSVGGGTVRDLLLGIPVFWMRDLLTCGLILGTSIFAMIFKSMEKNFKVTLFIFDSFGLGLFTIIGVQKGLNAGIHPIICIGLGTITGCFGGIIRDILLNRIPLIFRKEIYASACIIGGTAFLLLTNFTMLSYTFIQIFTILLIVAIRTFAVKYHWQIPKFYGYENNSEM
- the coaD gene encoding pantetheine-phosphate adenylyltransferase; its protein translation is MKIAVFPGSFDPITLGHYDIIERAAPLFDKLIIAIGQNSQKKYMFPLEKRMEFIRNSVAEFPNVEVDFFEGLTVDYCFEKNAQYIIRGLRNPADFEFEKAIAHTNRTLAHKKLETVFLLTSSGKSFISSSIVREIINHNGEYELLVPEAVRIEK
- a CDS encoding D-alanine--D-alanine ligase — translated: MSKKQVAVVMGGYSDEYKVSLKSGQLIYDSLDRELYDVYKVVVLKDEWYFLDENNEKKPINKGDFSVNLDGNTNLKFDVCFNIIHGSPGENGILQAYWDAIGQKYTGCNFYQSALTFNKKDTLAVLSKYGIPSAKSIYLRKGEEINVEEITENLGLPLFVKPNQSGSSLGISKVKEKSELLAATEIAFKEDDEILIESFLNGMEVSVGVIDFKGETIVLGITEIVPKNEFFDYEAKYEGASEEITPARIDNETKIRIEEIAKKAYNSLGMSGFSRSEFILMDGIPYMLEMNTNPGFSPASILPQQAKIYGISIKDLCGNEVEKALNK
- the sucC gene encoding ADP-forming succinate--CoA ligase subunit beta, producing MNLHEYQSKEILSKYGVAIQRGFVANNVDEAVAAAEKLTAETGAQGWVVKAQIHAGGRGKGGGVKFSPNMDKLKENAQNIIGMQLVTPQTSAEGKKVNSVLVAEDVYYPGETETKEFYVSILLDRAEGKNTIVYSTEGGMDIEHVAEVTPHLIHKEIIDPALGLQGFQARKIAFNLGLEGNAFKEFTKFISNLYAAYTGIDASLFEINPVLKTSDNKIIAVDAKVTLDDNSLFRHKDLAELRDTREEDPMDVEAGEAGLNFVKLDGNVACMVNGAGLAMATMDIIKLSGGNPANFLDVGGTADAQRVQTAFGIILRDPNVKAILINIFGGIVRCDRVAQGVVDAYKAMGSLPVPLIVRLQGTNAVEAKKLIDESGLPVHSAITLEEAANKVKEVLA
- a CDS encoding RsmB/NOP family class I SAM-dependent RNA methyltransferase encodes the protein MELIHRNLAIGIHDALQETFFEKNKYADKVIERLLKAHKKWGSQDRAVVSEIFYNIIRWKKRLEYYMGEGVKPNNVYKLMLAYLLWSKTNYKKFEEFDGIKIADILTKLKKGTVPTKAIEHSIPEWLAETLEKELGSKWEKEMMALNEQAPTVLRANSLKTTTKELISDLSDENVVSYPVRNYPDAVQLEEKKNVFLTTAFKEGLFEVQDASSQKIAYFLDVKEGQRVVDACAGAGGKTLHLAALMGNKGQIIALDIFDWKLAELKRRAKRAGAHNIETRTITDNKVIKRLHEKADRLLIDAPCSGLGVLKRNPDSKWKIDQDFIDRIKKEQQQIIQDYSKMLKVGGKMVYATCSVLPSENNEQVAEFISKNPNFKLIKDEKVMPSEGYDGFYMALIERVS
- a CDS encoding PASTA domain-containing protein translates to MLKSLFNWKVLLNLLLAIGVFVGLIYLTFRWLEYHTNHGQEVPVPNVMNKSVHDAVKILEDAGLDYEVDSAAYDPKYKPLQVLKVYPSPGSRVKDGRAIQLMVNPKSWAPVAIPDVINKYSGLAFQRLEQVGLKVSDTIYEPSIQKDAVLRILFKGNPVNPGTKIPRFSLVDVVVGSGPLRNIGVPNVVGLTVKEAKMVIAKNLFELGAVNHEDGGNSDSDIVYYQDPASGDIRDQGMQIDLWASKKTPAELRSKIDELNSMYRMKVDTTLPPIRYEEVSEVEEPKIKEPAPVVHQKKEVPKTENAKPSGGTSGKSNTPAEKPKASATPSSGTQEKPKAKKPIIN